cagtcctaccttgtagatgtaaagtcagagaggataactcatctgttgctgcacagtttctgttggtcatcctctagtccttcatcagcagtCAGAAGATggtgcccacaggatgctgttgtctggatagttttggttggtggactattctcagtccagcagtgatacttAGGTGTTTAAACTCCAGCAACACATCTGTGTCTGATCAACTGACACCAGCACAGCACatataacacaccaccaccacctggttagtgtcactgcagtgctgagaatgatccactgcccaaataatacctgctctgtggtggcccTGTGGAGATCCTGACAATTAATGAACAGGGCAATAAAGTACACATaagaacagatggactacagtctgtcacAACAGGTCCAAGTTGAGGAGGAAATGAATGTTTTCCCACTAAATTCAGTGGAGACCCTAGAAGATTTAGAGAAGAGGCTGTTGAACAATGGACTGAAGCAGAGGATGGTAAGTTCATTTATAGATGATTTCCCATTAAATCAAATCTAACTACCACCAACTCTCTATCTCTCGAGCTATCTCTCTATGCATATCTATATCTATTTATCTACATCTctctatctataacccttattccctaactatctacctatctataaTGCTaactatctatctacctaccagCATCTCTCTATCTATAAACCTTATtccctatctatctatctatctatctatctatctatctatctatctatctatctatctatctatctatctatctatctatctatctatctatccaacCTATAACTCTCTATCTACCTATATCTccgcaaagatgggcagaggttcaccaatctgtgaaTATTGCATCTAAAAATTTTCTTAAACGAAGTGCAGATATTTTAGCCATGACTGTATACAGCTTTATATTATTAGTCAAAAACTTTCTAATCGATTACTTTAGgtcaatacaataaataagaTATGAACTATTTAAAACAAGAACCATAACTACATGGTACAGTGAGATTGCTGTTTATCCATTTCTGTTCTTATTGTGCATTATTTCAGACCAATACGCTGTCACTAAGTGGAGGCCACACAATGAAGAAGACAATATGGCGGATTGCCAGCAAGGTCTTCACCACAAACCTGGCAAAAAGCCTTAACTGGTGTGGCAGGGGACACAAGCGAGGTTTAAAGCAGACAGCCTGTGGACAGCTTATTATTGGTGAGTATATTAGAACCACTTACATGTTACATTATTTGCTGTAACATGAAGAATAGGTGTCACGCAACAAAACCACGCCCAAATTAATCAGAATATAAATGAGGCCATTATCAAACAAAATACTACACCATAATGTACTAAGTTACATATACCTTATGATAGatctacagcaggggtgtccaaagtgCGGCCCGCAGACAGATTTTTATTGGCCCGCTGTATCGTAAGAATACATTATTGTTGTAGTTTTTCCTTTCACCTGACGGTGGCAGAAGTGCATACATGTATATTAGCAATTGAAGTTATCTAAACGTAAGAGCCATTATTTTTCTGACTGGACTCCTGAATTTATGGAACGGCGTCTAGTGACAGCTACGTCAAAAAAGCGCCAAGTCGACAGTGAGAACTGGCGATTTTAAAAGAGATGAACGTCAGGGTATTTTTCCGTAGCGAGACGCTGCAAACGCGTGTGTCTCTTATGGGCACGTGGAGCACAGGAGAACCAGACCAGAGCGAGTTATGAGGTGGCTAAGCTAATtgctcagcagtgacactgaggtgtttcatTCCATAATACGTGACTTAAGAAATATAAGATTTGCTGTTATTGAGTTCCATAAGTTTGGTAATGCACTGACTGAGTGACATACAGTGTACATAAGAAAAACTGAAGACACCTGATGCTGAAATGTTGTTCAGCACATGTTCAGACAAAATTTGCAGTATGTTGCAGTGTTGATAGTCTGCTGCTGCAATTACAGTCAAATTACATTAATtagttaaataattattaattattctgtacatttgtgttttttttttttatatattttgaataCAATGTTATATAATGTATGAATAATACTTTTGGAAAAGGAGACCGGTCCTTAGGTGTTTTGATATTGTCCAATCTGACCCCCTTtgaaaaaagtttgggcacccctgatctaCAGTGTTTAGCTCGGTCAAACTGAGGAGGCCAGGGGTTAGACAGTGCAACATGCTGGTTTATTAGTTGTCTTTCAATGAGGAAAATAACTATTAAGAACATTTTACCCCAACTTACCCCAACAGCCATACTGCTTTGAGAAATGACATAAGCTAGTGCAAATGCGGCAGCCACCTCAGGGATGGCTAGCACGTGGTAATGATAGCCAAGTTCACTAGCTTAATTTATTTGACAAAATAAGTTACCTCGATGCACCTGTGAACTTTAACTTTAAATATGCCACAAATCTAGTACCTATAACAGGATAAACACATACATCACTGATAACCTAGTTAATTTAGTATGTGAACTTGAACTTGCCTTTCTCCAACGGACCTTCGGAAAGCTGCTTTCTACTTTCTACTTCTAAATTAGGTCAGAGACGTTGATCTATCACATGCGCCCCTCGTCATCCATACTGGACACTATTGCCATTCTTACTTTAATTAGGACAAAGTTTTCGACGAAATGACGCTAAATAACAACACCTTTGTATATTTTGGAAAATACTAGCCTGTAGCATAATACCTTAAAAACCTAGCCTAATAACAGATACgttagattatttatttattacatgcAGTTCCATTTATTCAGTGTAATACAGCTGATAAATGTATAGTCCTTATGTCTCTTTAATAAGAAGAATAGTAATAATATTCTACATTTTGACACACAGCTGCCGCAGGGAAGAACCCGACGCTACCAGCTCCCACGGAAGCAGAGGCTGAAAAATGCCTAAAGGACTACCTCCGTCTGGCACCAGCAAGACGCtaatcttttattttgttaattcCACATGTTTGTTGCATTCTTTATTctattgttgatttttttgttaaataaacgttaaaagaataataataataattaattggagtaataatattaataataatattaattaatcaCATAAAATAGTATAGCATAATTTCTATACATAATTTTTCCAGTGTAGATTTCTGTTTGAGTCTTTAGGCTTCTTAATGGCTCATACGATCTCTCTGcttgtatattttatatctttaaCTTAGGGTTAGGGAGGAAGAAGAATATCAAATCTAGCTTTGAATCTAATTTATGTAAGAAGGTTTGGTTCTAAACGTCACACATTCAGTTACGCTCAGATGCTGCATTTTAGGTATACTGTGCATATCAGTCTGCAATGCAGcgtatgaaatattaaatagtCTAGGAGAGATCTCATAAGCGTCTCGGAGATGCAGGCATGATTATGACGCAGCCACATAGGTCTGGAATGCAGGAGTCTTTCACGATGCACCAGAGACGTATCAGAGACGTATTGCCGATGAGCACACGCTCTATTAAATACGTATTCCAGACGAACTGTGTTACATCCAACAGACGTCTCTGAGATGTATGTGCTATCAGGGCGtatttcatggccaaatctaaaatgaaaaagctaacagacaaaagaaaacacaaacttcactttggctttggctttttattggtgaaaagcagaatacatgtcaaaactaaaatcaaaatgcaatgtttacttTATTTCTTTGTCATAGCGATaggctgcaaatctgacaaaattaaaattaaaatgcaaaatgaataaatcaacagcaaagtggcaGTTTGTGTTTCCGTTTTTGGCGTGGACacgctttaactgtcagaaggaaaaggcaaatgaaaatgaacatcaATGCCACCTGCTGgcgattcacttttcattttctttttcaaactgaccaacatgcaaatatatgttaaataaCACTAGGCAGGGCtacggggtacattttaggacatcctcagccgtccaagaaaaaaacacctcatgtctcagatctggtgaccaaACAGCGCcagaaaaaaggtatcagaccaaacggcctccgaaaaactgtgtaaatgttacaCTGGCATTTATATCAAGATATACAATAGTTTTTCAATACTTATACGAACCAGTCTGTGCTCGACCAGGcttgtgtttggtctgataccttttctctgaggccgtgtGGTCTGAAGGCATTTGGTCTGATCAatttcaccagatctgagttATGACGGTGGTTTTTCTGGAGACTCAGTCTTTTATCTTGAGGGATAATGGCGATTCTGACGCGGACGGCTGGGGATGTACTAAAATGTACCCCGTAGCCCCGCCTAgagctaattaacatatatttgcatgttggtcaatttgaaaaagaaaatgaagtgaatctccagcaggtggcgctgatgtttgttttcatttgccttttcattctgacagttaaagtgCGTCAGCGCCGAAAACTGAATcactgtcactttgctgttgatttattcatttttcattttgtcagatttgcagcatACCGCTATGAAAAAGATATAaagtaaacattgcattttgattttagttttgacatgtattctgcttttcacaaagaaaagccaaagtgaagtttgtgttttcttctgtctgttagctttttcactttagatttggccatgaaataCCACAATAACGACTAAAATTAAATGACaactgttttcaatttatttttattgttgtcacaaacggctcatgctcatgtgaaaaatgaaattgccaatgaaggcatttcattacattttcaattttggcgggatatttgtgcagatgtttggaaaaagaataTACTATGTTTTTAGCTAGTGTAATTTTTGTGATGCAGCCATTTCTGCTCCCGCTATATTGAAccaactgaggtgtttacatggacgtattctattccgattgagctattagtcgcattattaacagattatcggGCTCCATATAACATGGCTACTATAATTTACATGCCTTGTCTACCTCAACATACCGTACACTTGCATCTaaacaaacactaacattacaAAACAGCTAAGCTGTAAATCAAGAGACTGCATATTTATTGCTTAATGATAGTATGCACTTTAAATTCACTTTTAAATTCAAGCCTTCTCATCTGTAGTTCATATTTATGCACATAGTCTGTATTAATTTCCTATGACCTTTGACTCTGTGTTctttattgtctttgtactgtttttcacTGCATCTGAGAAATAGCCTGGCAgtgtttatattataataatggTAACAGACCACAGTGTACTACACAATTCAACAAGTTTAGCTGTAACAGAGATATAATCATAGGCAAGAAATTGTTCTTACACTTTCTTAGAACAGAACATATTATATTAAACTCTTCACTACCTTTCATAAAAAGCATGAAACAGTGGAAGTGTTCTGCTTCAGTACTATGAGATGTGCTCGGGACAGAGGTAAGTTCTGGCAGATTCACTGAACCCACATGTACACGACAATTTCTCACTGAAGAGCTTACTTGCGTACGGGTCAGGGATGGGAAAATGCACAGACACTTCTTTCAGTCTTTGAGATCCATTGGGGTTTaggattttacagtttttttaaaagagaagTGCAGGCTAGGCGAGTCCTACTCTACACTCCAGCTCAGTAAGTGGCGGTAATGCACCTGAAGATGGCCTGCCAACCGCCATTCACACAGAGGAAGAAAACGAAGAAGCGGTAGAAGTAAAAATAAGCTACTTGTCGTTTTAGCGTTGATTTCTGATCCCCTCTCGGAGTGAATGCGCGCTGAATGTGATGCAGCACAGCTTTCGGATGATCCTCGCCTGCTGGAACCCGATCACAGCAGTACAGTGAGTGCACGAACACGGTTTAAATGACCACAGTTGTTTTTCACGGCGTGCTTGTTTAGCTAAACGCTGCTAAACTAGCTAGATAACAATGAGGACCGCCAGATCTGTGTTTATATTAGCACATACAGGCCAAAATAACAAAGCTAGATCTGCAGTAGGCGCTTAAGAGGGCATTGTTTAAAGACGTGAAACATGCACAGAGATCATGAGCCTGCtagtgttattaataaagacttGAAAGCTGCTGAAATACAACAATGGTGTGAAAATCACTGAGTAACATGAACAAGGTCCTTCATTTTAACAGATGGCTATTAGCAGCAGTGTTAGCATATTGAGCAGTCTGTCCTGCTTGTAGTGGACCTGCAGATCGACTCGTCACAACCAACACATtctagttttaaaaatgttcccAAAACAACTTGCTGGAATTGTTTTATGAATTGTTAAATTGTCTAACAATGTGCTTCTGCTCTTACAAAGTTTTGTGACATGCAGTGAAAGGACTAAATCCAAGCCTGCTACGACTGATGAAACTCACCGCACAAACCTACTGCAGCTTTACTGTTTACTTgcacagtcagaattgttcacagtaccGTTGATAGGAGCCAGACCTCTGAAGAATTTAATCTGTAAAACAGGGAtgttctgaatgactttgtttgcatctcagcCATTGAATGATGGCAAATTGGAAAAATCTGGTTAATTCCCGTTTAATGACATCTtgaaacatacataaaatttgTTATTCACCCATGTCAGTAGTCATAGTATGTAAAAAGGGTTTAAACAtacaaagcagagcaaagctttttgttcttttcaaTGATAGATcacataatatttttaaaaacttaataTGAATAAGTGTACTGGCAGGTTCAGCTTGTTGACTTATGTATTCGCACCTCTGTTTCTTAGACCCTCATAatgtgttgaaagagtattttAAGAGAGCTCAGTTAAAACCTGGTTAAAGACGACATC
This sequence is a window from Pygocentrus nattereri isolate fPygNat1 chromosome 20, fPygNat1.pri, whole genome shotgun sequence. Protein-coding genes within it:
- the LOC108411816 gene encoding uncharacterized protein LOC108411816 isoform X7 is translated as MIRLMCKTGATFIQKNSIGQLGARAEQEWCNKTSDVQGRPFSPWEHSAIVCHRPLPYNKSLLSGQYLTRPHIAFRIQDKANMFYHMHLHHNNGKQGGTCPIRIHGHLRIQDKARMFLLIQMVQVEEEMNVFPLNSVETLEDLEKRLLNNGLKQRMTNTLSLSGGHTMKKTIWRIASKVFTTNLAKSLNWCGRGHKRGLKQTACGQLIIAAAGKNPTLPAPTEAEAEKCLKDYLRLAPARR